A segment of the Terriglobales bacterium genome:
CAGTTCAACCTGCCCACCTTCCTGGCGGTGGACCGGGAGGGGCGGTTGTACGTCAACGACACCATGAACTGCCGCGTCCAGGTCTTCACGCCGGAGGGCAAGTTCGTCACCCAGTTCGGCGAGAGCGGCGACGGCTCCGGCTACTTCAACCGGCCCAAGGGAGTGGCCGTGGATTCCGAGGGACATGTCTACGTCGCCGAGGCGCTCTTCTCCACCGTGCAGATCTTCGACCTCCAGGGCCGGTATCTGCTGAGCTTCGGAGAGTCGGGAGCGCGCGTGGGAGAGTTCTACATTCCGGCGGGCGTGGCCATTGACTCCTCCGACCGCATCTACGTGGCCGATCCCTTCCAGCGCCGCGTCCAGGTCTTCCAGTACCTGGCGGAGAAGAGCGCGCCGACGGCGGAACATCCGGGAGGCGGGCGGTGAGGCGCGTCCTCGGCTGCGCGCTGCTGTTGCTGCTGGCTGCGGGAGCGGGCGGACAACAGAGCGAGATCCGCAAGCTGCGCAACTCCAAGCACGACTTCAGCCAGTCGAGCGGGGCGGCCATCAAAGCCACCACCCTGGATGCCACCTGCATCTTCTGTCACGCGCCCCACCGGGCGCAGCCCATGGCGCCGCTGTGGAACCACAGCCTGCCCCAGGGCGTGACCTACCAGGTCTATCAGAGCAGCACCGAGCAGTCGCCGGTGGCGCAGCCTGGGGGCGGCTCCAAGCTCTGCCTGAGCTGCCATGACGGCACCGTGGCCCTGGGTGACACCGTCAACAACGGCCAGATCCCCTTCCAGGGGATGTCCACCGACCAGAAGCTGCCGGCCACCAGTCCCAGCAACCTGGCGGGCCCGTCGCTCAGCCTGGCCAGCAATCACCCGGTAGGCTTCGTTCCCAGCCTCAGTAATTCTCAGATCATGAACCCACCGGCCGGCGACCAGGTCAAGCTCGACAGCCAGGGCATGCTGCAGTGCACCACCTGCCACGACCCCCACGTCGAGGACAACGACCCCGTCGAGCTGCGCTTCCTGGTGAAGAACAACTCCGGCTCCGCCCTCTGCACCACCTGCCACGATCCCCGGGGTGGGGCGGGCAGCAGCCTATGGAGCTGGAGCGGGACGCAGGGCCAGCCTTCCAGCCACAAGACCTCGGCGGCGGCCTACACCAGCGAGACCAGCGGGGGCGTGAGCTGGCTGGGCAGCCACACCGGCTACGCCACGGTCGCCCAGAACGGCTGCGGCAGTTGCCATCGTCCCCACACCGCTCACGAGACGGCCCGGCTCCTGAAGGGTGAAACCGACCAGGTCTGCTTCCAGTGCCACGACGGCAATCCCCTGACCGCGATCGCTGATGTGAAGTCGGAGTTCACGCGCAAGCCCTACACCCATCCTTCGCTGGGCCCGCAGCCCGACCACGACCCGGTGGAGGCCCCCGACCAGATCGTGAGCCGGCACGCGGCCTGCGACGATTGCCACAACCCGCACGCCGCCCGCAACGACTCTTCTCCGCTCACGCCGCCGCAACTCTCGGGGGCGTTGCTGGGCGAGAGCGGGATCAACTCCGGAGGTGCGGCCCTGGATCCGCGGCGTGGCACCGCCGAGGCGCAGTACGAGTACGAGATCTGCTTCAAGTGCCACAGCTACAACCTCAACCAGCCGCAACAGCCCGGCTATGGCACCTATGGAGCCTTGCCCAGCCGGCAGACCCGCTCCCTCGACCTGCGCCAGGCCCTCGCCAACTCACCCTCCTGGCATCCGGTGGTGCGGCCGCGGGGGCTGAGCACCGGTCCGGGTGGCGATGTGCCCAGCCTGATCACCGACGCCGGGGTGGCCATCCCCGGCCGCATCCTCTCCTCCGCCTCGCAGATCTACTGCACCGACTGCCACAACAGTGACGACAACCGCAACCTGGGCCCCGGCAACACCGGGCCGGTGGGACCGCACGGCTCCGTGTATCCCCACATCCTGCAGCGCAACTACCAGGTGGAGAACCCGATGGGCGCGCCCGGCCATACCGCCGGCATCCCTTACTCCTCGGCCAACTACGCCCTCTGCCTGCAATGCCACAGCGAGCAGAGCCTGCTCAACGACGAGAGCTTCCCCCACCGCGAGCACATGCAGCTCACCTCCTGCGCCACCTGCCACGATGCCCACGGCGTGCCCAACGGCTCCGCGGTCAACAACGCCGCCCTGATCGACTTCGACCTCAACATCGTCGCGCCGTACCAGGGACAGATGCAGTTCGTGAAGGGAGCCGGCCACCACGGTACGTGCACGCTGACCTGCCACAATCAGGACCACGCCTCCACGAGCTACTGATTCGTCCGGAGAATCCCGGCCGGCGGGCGCCCCGCGCTGATGGATTGAATTGAAAGAAATGGTGAGCGCGGAAGGAATCGAACCTTCAACCTACTGATTAAGAGTCAGTTGCTCTGCCAGTTGAGCTACGCGCCCACGGGGTGCGGGAAAAAACTGCGGCACTCAGAGAATATCATCCGGGTT
Coding sequences within it:
- a CDS encoding cytochrome c3 family protein, whose amino-acid sequence is MRRVLGCALLLLLAAGAGGQQSEIRKLRNSKHDFSQSSGAAIKATTLDATCIFCHAPHRAQPMAPLWNHSLPQGVTYQVYQSSTEQSPVAQPGGGSKLCLSCHDGTVALGDTVNNGQIPFQGMSTDQKLPATSPSNLAGPSLSLASNHPVGFVPSLSNSQIMNPPAGDQVKLDSQGMLQCTTCHDPHVEDNDPVELRFLVKNNSGSALCTTCHDPRGGAGSSLWSWSGTQGQPSSHKTSAAAYTSETSGGVSWLGSHTGYATVAQNGCGSCHRPHTAHETARLLKGETDQVCFQCHDGNPLTAIADVKSEFTRKPYTHPSLGPQPDHDPVEAPDQIVSRHAACDDCHNPHAARNDSSPLTPPQLSGALLGESGINSGGAALDPRRGTAEAQYEYEICFKCHSYNLNQPQQPGYGTYGALPSRQTRSLDLRQALANSPSWHPVVRPRGLSTGPGGDVPSLITDAGVAIPGRILSSASQIYCTDCHNSDDNRNLGPGNTGPVGPHGSVYPHILQRNYQVENPMGAPGHTAGIPYSSANYALCLQCHSEQSLLNDESFPHREHMQLTSCATCHDAHGVPNGSAVNNAALIDFDLNIVAPYQGQMQFVKGAGHHGTCTLTCHNQDHASTSY
- a CDS encoding 6-bladed beta-propeller, which codes for QFNLPTFLAVDREGRLYVNDTMNCRVQVFTPEGKFVTQFGESGDGSGYFNRPKGVAVDSEGHVYVAEALFSTVQIFDLQGRYLLSFGESGARVGEFYIPAGVAIDSSDRIYVADPFQRRVQVFQYLAEKSAPTAEHPGGGR